The Candidatus Krumholzibacteriia bacterium DNA segment CGAAACGGACGCGGTGGCCGCCTCCCTCTCTCATCTCACGGACACGACACCCCCAGCGCCGACGCGAACACACCGACGTCGGCCAGGTCGATCCGCGCGTCGCCGGTGAGGTCGGCGCGGAACGACACGCCGAGGTCGAACTCGGTGGCGAACACACCGACGTCGGCCAGATCCACACTGCGGTCGCCGTCGAGGTCGGGTGACGCCACCGACAGCGGCAGCGGATACCGATCCATGGGATTGCCGGCGACGTACACGAGCATGACACCGTTGGCGTGGCCACCGCCGGCGAGGGCATCGGAGATGGTGGTGCGGCCCTCGTCATCGGTGGGTCCGTCGGCGATGGTCCCGCCGGGGCAGAACGCGAAGGTCTCGGCTCCGTGGTCGTCGAGGAAGACGTCCTGGGCGGGATACCCCACGAAGGGGTCGCCGGTCTCGCAGTCGACGAGCCGGACCTCGACCGTCGCACCGATCGACGCGAGCGTGGGTCCGCTGTCGTCGGGCAGCACGAGCAGCCAGCCGCCGTCGGACGAAGCCGAACTGGTGTCCTGGAGCGTGCAGGGAAGCGTCGCCGCAGCGGGCACGGCGAAGCCGAGACCGAAACCGAAAGCGAGACCGAAACCGAAGAGCACGAAGAACGAAGTGGAGCGTCGAGCGATCGTGTTCATGGGCGCAGGAACTTCGTCGGGGGAACGATGCGCGACGCGACCAGACCGCGCCGTCGAACCATGGGATGCGACGAAGACAGAGGAATCACGATCCACGACCATCGACCTCGTCCGCGAGCGCGAAGATCTCCTCGACCGCCACCCCGAACACCCGCGCCAGCCGCAGCGCGAGCACGGTCGACGGCACGAACACCCCGCGCTCGATCGTGTTGATGGTCTTGCGCGACACGCCGACGCGGGTGGCGAGTTCGGCCTGCGTCCAGTCGTGCTCGGCGCGCAGGACCTTCAGTCGATTGCGCAGTTCGGGGTGCGGCACGGCTCAGTCCCGGTCGAGGGCGAGGAA contains these protein-coding regions:
- a CDS encoding helix-turn-helix transcriptional regulator, producing MPHPELRNRLKVLRAEHDWTQAELATRVGVSRKTINTIERGVFVPSTVLALRLARVFGVAVEEIFALADEVDGRGS